The Acanthochromis polyacanthus isolate Apoly-LR-REF ecotype Palm Island chromosome 17, KAUST_Apoly_ChrSc, whole genome shotgun sequence genome has a window encoding:
- the si:ch1073-224n8.1 gene encoding zinc finger protein 16 codes for MTVTSLKSRLAPTIQTAMSAAVDTLLGEVVLVLNETQQELLHKEQENERLKVRLEVSERELKTLQECLCSAQKLIDQLQISYTGPQSISQSVFAPSLSSMASMTSGLERDHQNARNVNGAGVDLGLGGSVEDSLHGFEPRDDYKMCQLSIQPDGSVTNHAMDFASNTSHMCSDSSRPDDRQSQGPGGVSRFEIKEEQGPASGSGQQNRKDSGLRNDNRGDDGDLGFSQVGGEGGSQRSFTHPLRHQRPNALQQSGLDGQKSLARTPGAGRGDSVSPGRAEDSAGPSASDTAVEPSGDRPHHCLECGKTFRLISSLKKHIRIHTGEKPYPCGVCGRRFRESGALKTHLRIHTGEKPYSCSECGNCFRHLDGLRKHRRTHTGEKPYVCAICGKRLSRLQHLKHHQLIHTGERPCCCPFCNRSFKEPAALRKHIRTHREEGGHMGIGASDDTDPDAMDDINNLHPAAPSPQMRFGEWGAEEDDSSVVDCV; via the exons ATGACCGTCACGTCTCTGAAATCACGGCTCGCTCCGACCATCCAGACTGCCATGTCCGCTGCAGTGGACACGCTGCTCGGCGAAGTGGTGCTTGTTCTCAATGAGACCCAGCAGGAGCTTTTGCACAAGGAGCAGGAGAATGAAAGACTCAAAGTGCGTCTGGAGGTGTCAGAGAGGGAGCTGAAGACTCTGCAGGAGTGTCTGTGTAGCGCTCAGAAGCTCATAGATCAGCTGCAGATCTCATACACTGGACCTCAGAGTATCAGCCAGTCAGTTTTTGCCCCTTCACTGTCCTCAATGGCTTCGATGACCTCAGGCTTGGAGCGAGACCACCAGAACGCCAGAAATGTGAACGGAGCAGGTGTAGACTTAGGTCTTGGTGGTTCTGTGGAGGATTCGCTTCACGGGTTTGAACCAAGAGACGACTACAAAATGTGCCAGCTTTCAATCCAGCCAGATGGTTCTGTGACGAACCACGCTATGGACTTTGCATCCAACACGTCTCATATGTGCTCTGATTCCAGCAGACCAG ATGACAGGCAGTCTCAAGGACCAGGTGGAGTGTCCAGATTTGAGATCAAAGAGGAGCAGGGACCAGCATCAGGCTCCGGGCAGCAAAACAGGAAGGATTCTGGGTTGCGTAATGACAACAGAGGTGATGATGGAGACCTAGGCTTCAGTCAAGTTGGAGGGGAGGGAGGCTCCCAACGTTCCTTTACTCACCCACTGCGTCATCAAAGACCCAATGCTTTGCAGCAGAGTGGACTCGATGGACAGAAATCGCTGGCAAGGACTCCTGGAGCTGGGAGAGGAGACAGTGTTTCAccaggcagagcagaggactcGGCAGGACCTTCGGCCTCTGACACAGCAGTGGAGCCCTCTGGAGATCGTCCTCACCACTGCTTGGAGTGCGGAAAGACCTTCCGTCTGATCTCCAGCCTGAAGAAGCACATCCGCATCCACACTGGAGAGAAGCCGTACCCGTGCGGAGTCTGTGGCCGTCGCTTCCGCGAGTCCGGTGCGCTTAAAACTCACCTGCGTATACACACAGGCGAGAAGCCGTACTCTTGCTCCGAGTGTGGAAACTGCTTCCGCCACTTGGACGGTTTGCGCAAACACCGGCGCACGCACACTGGAGAGAAACCCTACGTGTGTGCCATCTGTGGGAAGCGACTGAGCCGCCTGCAGCACCTCAAACACCACCAGCTCATCCACACCGGAGAGAGACCGTGCTGCTGCCCCTTCTGCAACCGCAGCTTCAAAGAGCCCGCGGCGCTGCGGAAGCACATCCGTACGCACCGGGAGGAGGGCGGCCACATGGGGATCGGCGCCAGTGATGACACGGACCCAGACGCCATGGATGACATTAATAACCTCCATCCTGCAGCTCCGTCTCCTCAGATGAGGTTCGGGGAGTGGGGGGCTGAGGAGGATGACAGCTCAGTTGTGGACTGCGTGTAG